One region of Chryseobacterium muglaense genomic DNA includes:
- the mnmG gene encoding tRNA uridine-5-carboxymethylaminomethyl(34) synthesis enzyme MnmG, protein MISEIYDVIVVGAGHAGCEAAAAAANLGSKTLLVTMNMQTIGQMSCNPAMGGIAKGQIVREIDAMGGYSGIIADKSAIQFKMLNLSKGPAMWSPRTQNDRMLFAEEWRFALENTPNLDFFQDMVKSLIIENNKAVGVVTSLGIKIKSKAVVLTNGTFLNGLIHVGDKQLGGGRMGEPKAFGITEQLVSLGFEAGRMKTGTPPRVDGRSLDYSKMEEQKGDQNPQKFSYLDSPKLTKQLSCHIVYTNEAVHDILREGFDRSPMFNGTIQSLGPRYCPSIEDKINRFAERNRHQLFVEPEGWKTVEIYVNGFSSSLPEDVQIKAMRHIPGFENVKVFRPGYAIEYDYFPPTQLKHTLETKLVDNLYFAGQINGTTGYEEAAGQGLMAGINAHNKVHEKDEFILNRDEAYIGVLIDDLITKGTEEPYRMFTSRAEYRLLLRQDNADIRLTEKAYHLGLAKEERLIKVTEKIAKSQELETFLRETSLKPGIINPVLESMESNPVDQAYRAAQFLTRPNITLEKLEEIDFIKEFSSKYNDEVREQAEVNIKYKGYIEKEKENVAKLNRLENVKIPEDFDYLKISSLSSEAKQKMNNVRPKTVAQAGRISGVSPADINVLLIYLGR, encoded by the coding sequence ATGATTTCAGAAATATATGATGTAATTGTAGTCGGAGCAGGTCACGCAGGTTGTGAAGCCGCTGCCGCTGCTGCCAATTTAGGTTCAAAAACTTTATTGGTTACAATGAACATGCAAACCATCGGACAGATGAGTTGTAACCCGGCGATGGGGGGAATCGCAAAAGGACAAATCGTAAGAGAAATTGATGCGATGGGTGGCTATTCAGGAATTATTGCAGACAAATCTGCAATTCAATTTAAAATGCTTAATCTATCAAAAGGTCCTGCAATGTGGTCTCCAAGAACACAAAACGACAGAATGCTTTTTGCAGAAGAATGGCGCTTTGCCTTAGAAAACACCCCCAACCTAGACTTTTTTCAGGACATGGTTAAAAGCCTAATTATTGAAAATAATAAAGCAGTTGGTGTTGTAACTTCTTTAGGAATTAAAATAAAATCTAAAGCTGTTGTTTTAACAAACGGCACATTTCTTAATGGTCTAATTCACGTTGGAGACAAACAATTAGGAGGCGGAAGAATGGGTGAGCCAAAAGCTTTTGGTATCACCGAACAATTGGTTTCTCTAGGTTTTGAAGCAGGAAGAATGAAAACAGGTACTCCACCGAGAGTAGATGGAAGAAGCCTCGATTATTCTAAAATGGAAGAACAAAAAGGAGATCAAAATCCTCAAAAATTCAGCTATTTAGATAGTCCTAAATTAACCAAACAATTAAGCTGCCACATCGTTTATACCAACGAAGCAGTACATGATATTTTACGTGAAGGTTTTGATAGAAGCCCAATGTTTAATGGTACAATTCAAAGTTTAGGACCAAGATATTGCCCAAGTATTGAAGATAAAATAAATCGTTTTGCAGAAAGAAACAGACATCAATTATTCGTAGAACCGGAAGGTTGGAAGACTGTAGAAATTTATGTGAATGGTTTTAGCTCGTCTCTTCCTGAAGATGTTCAGATTAAAGCAATGAGACATATTCCAGGATTCGAGAATGTAAAGGTATTCCGTCCGGGCTATGCTATTGAATATGACTACTTCCCTCCTACTCAGTTAAAGCATACTTTAGAAACAAAATTAGTAGATAATTTATATTTTGCAGGTCAGATAAACGGTACAACAGGATATGAAGAAGCTGCCGGACAAGGTTTGATGGCGGGTATCAATGCACACAATAAAGTTCATGAAAAGGATGAATTTATCCTTAATAGAGATGAAGCATATATTGGTGTTTTAATTGACGATTTAATTACAAAAGGTACAGAGGAACCTTACAGAATGTTTACTTCAAGAGCTGAATACAGACTTCTTTTAAGACAGGATAATGCAGATATCAGACTAACTGAAAAAGCATACCACCTAGGCTTAGCAAAAGAAGAAAGATTAATAAAAGTTACAGAGAAAATAGCTAAAAGTCAGGAACTTGAAACGTTTTTACGAGAAACTTCTTTAAAGCCAGGAATTATCAATCCTGTTCTTGAAAGCATGGAAAGTAATCCTGTAGATCAGGCCTACAGAGCAGCACAATTTCTTACAAGACCTAATATTACCCTTGAAAAACTGGAAGAAATTGATTTTATAAAAGAATTTTCTTCAAAATACAATGATGAAGTAAGAGAACAGGCTGAAGTAAATATCAAGTATAAGGGTTATATTGAAAAGGAAAAAGAAAACGTTGCAAAGCTTAATCGTTTAGAAAATGTAAAGATTCCTGAAGATTTTGATTATTTAAAGATATCAAGTTTATCTTCAGAAGCTAAACAAAAAATGAATAACGTGAGACCAAAAACGGTAGCACAAGCAGGAAGGATTAGCGGTGTTTCACCAGCCGATATCAACGTTTTACTAATCTATTTAGGCCGTTAA
- a CDS encoding patatin-like phospholipase family protein: protein MRKLLTFLFAFQLLLIQSQVKKDLVIPKNPRIGLSLAGGGAKGFSHVGVLKVLDSLGVKVDYISGTSMGAIVGGLYASGYSGKEIEKIVMDTDFYSLIRDPKSRKESSFFNKSVDKYLFSIPLKNGKITLPSSISSGQKNVYLLKELFKNVSNVNDFSKLPIPFMCVATNLESGNMQIFESGDLVQSIMASSAFPSLMDPVKIGDSIYIDGAMTVNYPSKPLKDKGIDIVIGVDLNQDLSKREDLNNIISILNQVIDFGIQKDTRRQYKHTDINIKPNLTGMTATSYDDKKKILDSGYVEGLKYAAILDQLPKREFDRLRQAANPIYSNVYKIDSISIDGGKIYGKNYVLGKMGLRLPSLQTYGSINKGLDKLVATNNYRFINYDIVTENNFNYLKLYVTEDEARHFLKLGLHYDEIFKTGLLLNYSAKRLLFKNSNLSLDVIVGDKPRYYLNYFIDNGYIPGFGIYSSGMSFDLKNSSNINADRWDWLRNEVYIQSVWRDKFAIGTGLSHDYFEADINGLNKRYNRFLNPYVFLKSDTQNDRDFPTKGFYLNAEGKVIDLMKSEVEKRLIQIKADVRVNLPITKQLSYHLNLYGGITIGENLPEYYQYRLGGIFEQNIINFKNFSGFYFAQLNTNNVVSVSNDLQFKFYKNLFLSGNFSFANLSDDISFEDAVKVNYSSVGGTLGYKSPFGQIKLNFSHSLKNNQKGIFSVILGHWF, encoded by the coding sequence ATGAGAAAACTCCTGACTTTTCTATTCGCATTTCAGCTTCTTTTGATACAGTCTCAGGTAAAAAAAGATTTGGTGATTCCTAAAAATCCTAGAATCGGGCTTTCACTTGCTGGAGGCGGAGCTAAAGGTTTTTCACATGTAGGAGTTCTCAAAGTATTAGATTCTTTAGGAGTAAAAGTAGATTATATCTCGGGCACAAGTATGGGGGCTATCGTTGGAGGTTTATACGCTTCAGGATATTCTGGTAAAGAGATTGAAAAAATTGTGATGGATACTGATTTCTATTCGTTAATCCGAGATCCGAAATCAAGAAAAGAAAGTTCTTTTTTCAATAAATCTGTAGACAAATATCTTTTTTCTATTCCTTTAAAAAATGGAAAAATCACCCTACCCTCTTCTATCAGTTCAGGACAGAAGAATGTTTATCTTTTGAAAGAATTATTTAAAAATGTTTCCAACGTTAATGATTTCTCAAAACTTCCTATTCCATTTATGTGTGTTGCCACCAATCTTGAAAGTGGAAATATGCAAATTTTTGAAAGTGGAGATCTTGTACAATCTATTATGGCGAGCTCAGCCTTTCCATCATTAATGGATCCTGTGAAAATTGGTGACAGCATTTATATTGACGGAGCAATGACCGTTAATTATCCTTCAAAACCTCTAAAAGATAAGGGTATTGATATTGTAATTGGTGTCGATTTAAATCAGGATTTATCTAAAAGAGAAGACTTGAATAATATCATTTCAATTCTTAATCAGGTAATCGACTTCGGCATTCAAAAAGATACGAGAAGACAGTATAAACATACTGATATCAATATAAAACCCAACCTTACCGGAATGACTGCTACAAGCTACGACGACAAGAAAAAAATTCTTGATAGCGGCTATGTAGAAGGATTAAAATATGCTGCCATATTAGACCAATTACCTAAGCGTGAATTTGACCGCCTCAGACAGGCCGCAAATCCGATATATTCTAATGTATACAAGATTGACAGCATTTCAATAGATGGTGGTAAAATATACGGCAAAAACTATGTTCTCGGTAAAATGGGTCTTCGTCTTCCCTCTTTACAAACTTATGGAAGCATTAATAAAGGCCTAGACAAATTGGTTGCTACCAATAATTACCGCTTCATAAATTACGATATTGTTACAGAAAATAATTTTAATTATCTCAAATTATATGTGACCGAAGATGAAGCCAGACATTTTTTGAAACTAGGACTCCACTATGATGAAATTTTCAAAACCGGACTTTTACTAAACTATTCAGCCAAAAGACTTTTATTCAAAAATTCAAACCTTTCTCTAGACGTAATTGTCGGAGATAAACCAAGATATTATTTAAACTATTTCATAGACAACGGCTACATTCCAGGCTTTGGTATTTACTCTTCAGGAATGAGTTTCGATTTAAAAAACAGCTCAAATATTAATGCTGATAGATGGGATTGGTTACGAAACGAAGTTTACATACAATCTGTTTGGAGAGATAAATTTGCAATCGGAACAGGGTTAAGTCACGACTATTTCGAAGCTGATATCAATGGCTTAAATAAGCGATACAACCGATTTTTAAATCCTTATGTTTTTCTAAAAAGCGATACACAAAATGACCGTGATTTCCCAACAAAAGGATTCTACCTTAACGCTGAAGGAAAAGTAATCGATTTAATGAAATCTGAAGTTGAAAAAAGATTAATCCAGATAAAAGCTGATGTGAGAGTTAATCTTCCAATCACAAAACAGCTAAGTTATCATCTTAATCTTTATGGTGGAATTACGATTGGTGAAAATCTTCCGGAATATTATCAATACAGATTGGGAGGAATATTTGAGCAGAATATCATCAATTTCAAAAACTTTTCAGGATTTTATTTTGCACAGCTCAATACCAATAATGTAGTTTCAGTTTCAAATGATCTTCAGTTTAAATTTTATAAAAACTTATTCTTAAGCGGAAATTTTTCTTTCGCAAACCTTTCTGATGATATCAGTTTTGAAGATGCTGTAAAAGTAAATTACAGCTCTGTAGGAGGTACTTTGGGGTACAAATCTCCATTCGGACAAATAAAACTGAACTTCAGTCATTCATTAAAAAATAATCAAAAAGGCATATTCAGTGTGATTTTAGGGCACTGGTTTTAA
- a CDS encoding class I SAM-dependent methyltransferase, whose amino-acid sequence MKIKDHFLTQEIFEIKETETKGVFKTSPIPSNISKYYESEDYISHHQDSGGLKEKLYKFLQSFNLQYKKTILLDRIKKGSKVLDYGCGAGEFVKYIENDFEVFGFEPNADARKAVQNKISKATILDNINTIEDKSLDAITLWHVFEHVENQDEMLEIFNKKLKEKGLLIIAVPNPTSYDAKHYKEFWAAYDVPRHIYHFSKNGMENLISKKPNWKLRKIKPLVLDSYYISMLSEKYQKSPLFWLKAVIHGTISNIKALFSNEFSSLIYIIEKR is encoded by the coding sequence ATGAAAATAAAAGATCATTTTCTTACTCAGGAAATATTTGAAATAAAAGAAACAGAGACAAAAGGAGTATTCAAGACCTCCCCTATTCCATCGAATATTTCTAAATATTATGAAAGTGAAGATTACATTTCTCATCATCAGGATTCAGGAGGTTTAAAAGAAAAACTGTACAAATTTTTACAATCTTTTAATTTACAGTATAAAAAAACAATTCTTTTAGACAGAATAAAAAAAGGTTCAAAAGTATTAGATTATGGTTGTGGTGCAGGAGAATTTGTAAAATATATAGAAAATGACTTTGAAGTTTTCGGTTTTGAACCAAATGCTGATGCCAGAAAAGCTGTACAAAATAAAATTTCAAAAGCTACAATCTTAGATAATATCAATACTATAGAAGATAAAAGCTTAGATGCAATTACACTTTGGCATGTATTCGAGCACGTGGAAAATCAAGATGAGATGTTGGAAATTTTTAATAAAAAATTAAAAGAAAAAGGTTTACTCATTATTGCTGTTCCCAACCCCACTTCTTACGATGCAAAACATTATAAAGAATTTTGGGCAGCCTATGACGTACCGAGACATATTTATCATTTTTCTAAAAATGGAATGGAAAATTTAATTTCTAAAAAACCAAATTGGAAATTGAGAAAAATAAAACCTTTGGTATTAGATTCTTATTACATCTCCATGTTGAGCGAAAAATACCAAAAATCACCACTTTTTTGGCTTAAAGCAGTAATTCACGGAACAATTTCTAACATAAAAGCTCTTTTTTCAAACGAATTTTCAAGTTTGATATACATCATTGAAAAAAGATAG
- the ybeY gene encoding rRNA maturation RNase YbeY, whose product MIQFFYENLPESVNTEYTTWLKDIILSEDKKLGEINYIFCDDEYLLKVNQDYLQHDYYTDIITFDYVKGKTISGEIFVSLQRILDNASTLSKNYEEELRRVLAHGILHLCGYKDKTEEEEKLMRNKEDFYIAKYK is encoded by the coding sequence ATGATACAATTCTTTTACGAAAATTTACCAGAATCGGTAAATACAGAATACACAACTTGGCTGAAAGATATTATTCTTTCAGAGGACAAAAAATTGGGAGAAATCAATTATATATTTTGCGACGACGAATATTTATTGAAAGTAAATCAAGATTATCTACAACACGATTACTACACAGATATTATCACTTTCGACTATGTGAAAGGCAAAACAATAAGCGGAGAGATTTTCGTATCTTTGCAGCGCATTTTAGACAATGCTTCTACCCTATCCAAAAATTATGAAGAAGAACTCAGAAGAGTCTTAGCACATGGAATTCTTCATCTTTGCGGGTATAAGGACAAAACAGAAGAAGAAGAAAAGTTGATGCGAAATAAAGAAGATTTTTATATCGCAAAATATAAATAA
- a CDS encoding phosphoglycerate kinase, translated as MKTINDFNFKDKKVLVRVDFNVPQDDQLKVTDNTRIVAVKPTVEKIIKDGGSVILMTHLGRPKGEVKNEFSLKNILEEVSAVLGQEVKFVEESIGEKAEKAAAELQPGDILLLENLRFHNEEEKGDEGFAEQLSKLGDAYVNDAFGTAHRAHASTAVIAKFFNSTKFFGLLMANELKAIDKVLKSGEKPVTAILGGSKVSTKITIIENILPAVDNLIIGGGMAFTFIKALGGKIGNSLVEEDKLPLALEILGKAKENNVRVYLPSDTIIAESFNNDADRREVDIYEIPEGWMGLDAGVKSRDQFNDVLLNSRTILWNGPIGVFEMSNFAAGTVALGESIAEATKLGAFSLVGGGDSVAFVKQFGYADKVSYVSTGGGAMLESLEGLELPGVAAINN; from the coding sequence ATGAAAACAATTAACGATTTCAATTTTAAAGATAAAAAAGTCCTGGTAAGAGTAGATTTCAACGTTCCGCAGGATGATCAACTAAAAGTCACAGACAATACAAGAATTGTTGCTGTGAAACCAACTGTTGAAAAAATTATTAAAGATGGAGGTTCTGTTATTTTAATGACGCATCTTGGAAGACCCAAAGGAGAAGTAAAAAATGAGTTTTCTCTTAAAAATATTTTAGAAGAGGTTTCTGCTGTTTTAGGGCAAGAAGTAAAGTTTGTAGAAGAGTCGATAGGTGAGAAAGCTGAAAAGGCTGCTGCTGAACTTCAACCTGGTGATATTTTATTATTAGAGAACTTACGTTTTCATAATGAGGAAGAAAAAGGTGACGAAGGTTTTGCTGAGCAACTTTCTAAGTTGGGAGATGCTTATGTAAATGATGCTTTTGGTACTGCACACAGGGCTCATGCATCAACAGCTGTGATTGCTAAGTTCTTTAATTCAACTAAATTTTTCGGTTTATTGATGGCTAATGAGCTTAAAGCTATTGATAAAGTTTTGAAAAGTGGTGAAAAACCGGTTACTGCTATACTTGGTGGTTCTAAGGTTTCAACTAAGATTACAATTATTGAAAATATCTTACCTGCTGTCGACAATTTAATCATTGGTGGAGGTATGGCCTTCACATTTATTAAAGCTTTGGGAGGTAAAATCGGGAATTCACTAGTTGAAGAAGATAAATTACCTTTAGCTCTAGAAATTTTAGGGAAAGCTAAAGAAAATAATGTAAGAGTTTATCTTCCTTCCGATACAATTATTGCTGAAAGCTTTAACAATGATGCTGATAGGAGAGAAGTTGATATTTACGAAATTCCTGAAGGATGGATGGGACTTGATGCAGGTGTAAAATCTAGAGATCAGTTTAATGATGTGCTTTTAAATTCCAGAACTATTTTATGGAACGGACCTATCGGAGTTTTTGAAATGTCAAACTTTGCTGCAGGAACGGTTGCTCTTGGTGAAAGTATAGCTGAAGCTACTAAATTAGGCGCTTTTTCTCTTGTAGGGGGAGGGGATAGTGTTGCTTTTGTAAAGCAGTTTGGTTACGCTGATAAGGTGAGCTATGTTTCTACTGGAGGTGGTGCTATGCTTGAAAGTTTAGAAGGTCTGGAACTTCCCGGAGTTGCTGCGATAAACAACTAA
- the rpiB gene encoding ribose 5-phosphate isomerase B, translating to MKRKIAIAADHAGFEYKEYLKQQLQDEFEIQDFGTHSLESVDYPDFVHPAASSVENGENELGILVCGSGQGVQLSANKHQGIRCALSWMPEIAALSKQHNNANMVALPARFVAKEYALEIVKTFLNTEFEGGRHQNRVDKIAFC from the coding sequence ATGAAAAGAAAAATTGCTATTGCAGCGGATCATGCGGGTTTTGAGTATAAAGAATATTTGAAACAGCAGTTACAAGATGAATTTGAAATTCAGGATTTTGGAACTCATTCTCTTGAAAGCGTAGATTATCCTGATTTTGTACATCCTGCAGCTTCTTCTGTAGAAAATGGAGAGAATGAACTAGGAATTTTGGTATGTGGAAGCGGGCAAGGCGTACAGCTTTCTGCAAATAAACATCAGGGAATTCGTTGTGCACTCTCTTGGATGCCAGAAATTGCGGCTTTATCTAAACAACATAATAATGCCAATATGGTTGCTTTACCTGCAAGATTTGTAGCTAAAGAATATGCTTTGGAAATTGTAAAAACTTTTTTGAATACAGAATTTGAAGGAGGAAGACACCAAAACAGAGTAGACAAAATTGCATTCTGCTAA